AGGTCAACTTTCATTGATTGTTAAAGTTTCTTCACGACTGaaacttttgcatatttttatattGTTCAGTGCAGACCTATCAAcaaaaaaggaattttttagtACTGAGTTGACATTTTTCCTCTCCAGCTATTGTTGGAGAAGATTGATTTCTCATGGATATAGCCCTTGAACACACGATTAAGTAAAAGCAACTGAAATGTTGTCCAAAAGATGGTTGATCATGGAGTTGTCGTGCAAAGTAGTCTTCAAGTGATTGGTGATATGGTTGATGCAGTAGACAACACATGTCACAATAGGGATGGTGGAGTTGCCACTTCTCCTAAGAGAAGCATTGCCGGAGTAGAAGGAAATGCAGATTTGGAGCCACGTGATGGGATTGAATTTGAGTCCCACGAGGCTGCGTATGCATTCTACCAAGAATATGCCAAGTCCATGGGATTCACTACCTCGATTAAGAACAGCCGTCGCTCAAAGAAATCAAAAGAATTCATTGATGCTAAATTTGCATGTTCTAGATATGGTGCGACTCCGGAATCAGATGCTGGCACTAGTAGACGTCCTAGCGTCAAAAAGACCAATTGCAAAGCAAGCATGCATGTTAAGAGAAAGCGAGATGGAAAATGGTATATCcatgagtttataaaggatcataaTCATGAGCTTTTACCAGCCTTGGCTTATCATTTCCGTATTCACAGGAATGTTAAACTTGCTGAGAAAAATAACATTGATATTCTTCATGCTGTTAGTGAACGAACAAGAAAGATGTATGTTGAGATGTCTAGACAATGTGGTGGAAGTCAAGAAGTTGGCTTGCTAACTAACGATTTAAATTACCAGTTAGATAGAGGCAGGTGCTTGTCATTAGAAGAGGGAGATGCACAAGTTATGCTCGAGTATTTCATGCATATCCAGAGAGAGAACCCATACTTCTTTTATGCGATTGATCTCAATGAAGATCAACGCTTAAGGAACTTGTTCTGGATTGATGCCAAAAGTAGGAAAGACTATGTCAGCTTTAGTGATGTGGTTTTCTTTGATACCAGCTATACGAAAAGCAATGAAAAGATGCCGTTTGTTCTTTTTGTTGGGGTAAACCATCATTGTCAACCTATGTTGCTTGGATGTGCACTTGTAGCAGATGAGACCAAACCAACATTTGTGTGGTTGATGAAGACGTGGCTTAGGGCAGTAGGTGGGCAGGCTCCGAAGGTGATGATCACTGATCAAGATAAGTCACTCAAAGCAGCTATTGAAGAAGTTTTCCCGTGTTCACGTCATTGCTTTGCGCTTTGGCATGTGCTTGAAAGAATTCCGGATATTCTTGCTCATGTCATAAAGCAGCATGAGAATTTCATGGAAAAATTCAGCAAATGTATATTTAATTCAGTAACTGATGAACAATTTGATTTAAGATGGTGGAAGATGGTCAGCAGATTCGAACTGCAAGAGAATGAATGGATTCATACCCTGTATGAGGAGCGCAGAAAGTGGGTTCCAGCTTACATGAGAGGCAGTTTTTTTGCTGGAATGTCAACAGCTCAACGATCAGAGAGTATAAGCTCCTTCTTTGATAAGTACATTCATAAGAAAATTAGTCTCAAAGAGTTTATGAGACAATATGGAATGATTCTGCAAAATAGATATGAAGAGGAAGCAGTAGCAGACTTTGAGATATTGCAGAAACATCCTGCTTtaaaatcaccttcaccttgggAAAAGCAGATGTCAACAATTTATACACATGCTATATTTAGGAAATTTCAAGTTGAAGTGTTGGGTGTAGTTGGGTGCCATCCAAAGAA
This DNA window, taken from Nicotiana tabacum cultivar K326 chromosome 4, ASM71507v2, whole genome shotgun sequence, encodes the following:
- the LOC107815231 gene encoding protein FAR-RED IMPAIRED RESPONSE 1 isoform X1 is translated as MVDHGVVVQSSLQVIGDMVDAVDNTCHNRDGGVATSPKRSIAGVEGNADLEPRDGIEFESHEAAYAFYQEYAKSMGFTTSIKNSRRSKKSKEFIDAKFACSRYGATPESDAGTSRRPSVKKTNCKASMHVKRKRDGKWYIHEFIKDHNHELLPALAYHFRIHRNVKLAEKNNIDILHAVSERTRKMYVEMSRQCGGSQEVGLLTNDLNYQLDRGRCLSLEEGDAQVMLEYFMHIQRENPYFFYAIDLNEDQRLRNLFWIDAKSRKDYVSFSDVVFFDTSYTKSNEKMPFVLFVGVNHHCQPMLLGCALVADETKPTFVWLMKTWLRAVGGQAPKVMITDQDKSLKAAIEEVFPCSRHCFALWHVLERIPDILAHVIKQHENFMEKFSKCIFNSVTDEQFDLRWWKMVSRFELQENEWIHTLYEERRKWVPAYMRGSFFAGMSTAQRSESISSFFDKYIHKKISLKEFMRQYGMILQNRYEEEAVADFEILQKHPALKSPSPWEKQMSTIYTHAIFRKFQVEVLGVVGCHPKKEAENGENVTFRVNDCEKNENFMVMWNEAKSDVSCSCLLFEYKGFLCRHAMNVLQICGLPSIPSQYILKRWTKDAKNRQLLLEETERITRVQRYNDLCRRAIELGEEGSLSEESYGIAFRVLDEALKDCVNVNNKSSTLTECSSSSIGLRDLEQDTQGIHATKTSRKKNTNKKRKVHTEPEAAIVEAQDSLQQMGNLSVGGMTLNGYYGTQQNVQGLIQLNLMEPPHDGYYVNQQNMQGLGQLNTIAPGHDGFFGSQQSIPGLGHLDFRQPSFTYGLQDEPSLRASQLHGNSARHA
- the LOC107815231 gene encoding protein FAR-RED IMPAIRED RESPONSE 1 isoform X2, encoding MVDHGVVVQSSLQVIGDMVDAVDNTCHNRDGGVATSPKRSIAGVEGNADLEPRDGIEFESHEAAYAFYQEYAKSMGFTTSIKNSRRSKKSKEFIDAKFACSRYGATPESDAGTSRRPSVKKTNCKASMHVKRKRDGKWYIHEFIKDHNHELLPALAYHFRIHRNVKLAEKNNIDILHAVSERTRKMYVEMSRQCGGSQEVGLLTNDLNYQLDRGRCLSLEEGDAQVMLEYFMHIQRENPYFFYAIDLNEDQRLRNLFWIDAKSRKDYVSFSDVVFFDTSYTKSNEKMPFVLFVGVNHHCQPMLLGCALVADETKPTFVWLMKTWLRAVGGQAPKVMITDQDKSLKAAIEEVFPCSRHCFALWHVLERIPDILAHVIKQHENFMEKFSKCIFNSVTDEQFDLRWWKMVSRFELQENEWIHTLYEERRKWVPAYMRGSFFAGMSTAQRSESISSFFDKYIHKKISLKEFMRQYGMILQNRYEEEAVADFEILQKHPALKSPSPWEKQMSTIYTHAIFRKFQVEVLGVVGCHPKKEAENGENVTFRVNDCEKNENFMVMWNEAKSDVSCSCLLFEYKGFLCRHAMNVLQICGLPSIPSQYILKRWTKDAKNRQLLLEETERITRVQRYNDLCRRAIELGEEGSLSEESYGIAFRVLDEALKDCVNVNNKSSTLTECSSSSIGLRDLEQDTQGIHATKTSRKKNTNKKRKVHTEPEAAIVEAQDSLQQMGNLSVGGMTLNGYYGTQQNVQGLLNLMEPPHDGYYVNQQNMQGLGQLNTIAPGHDGFFGSQQSIPGLGHLDFRQPSFTYGLQDEPSLRASQLHGNSARHA